A section of the Hyalangium minutum genome encodes:
- a CDS encoding GNAT family N-acetyltransferase, producing MSTDTELPWRDLIPLIVPPVTLEGRAVRLEPLGPEHAAPLASLCEDEIFEFSVQVLRTEAELAAYITSALEAAARGTEQPFFICDRNTGAPLGTTRYMTISRNDRNLEIGHTWLGRRAWRSRVNTECKFLLLRHAFEQLRVMRVQLKTDHRNARSRAAIERIGARFEGILRNHMLVRGGIVRDSAYYSILDTEWPEVKARLQERLAGE from the coding sequence ATGAGCACGGACACAGAGCTTCCCTGGAGAGATCTCATCCCCCTGATCGTCCCTCCTGTCACCCTGGAGGGACGTGCGGTTCGCCTGGAGCCGCTCGGCCCCGAGCACGCCGCGCCGCTGGCCTCCCTCTGTGAGGATGAGATCTTCGAGTTCTCCGTTCAGGTGCTGCGCACCGAGGCGGAGCTGGCCGCGTACATCACCTCGGCCCTGGAGGCCGCCGCGCGGGGCACCGAGCAGCCGTTCTTCATCTGTGACCGGAACACAGGGGCCCCGCTCGGCACCACCCGGTACATGACGATCTCCCGCAACGACCGGAACCTGGAAATCGGTCACACGTGGCTGGGGCGCCGGGCCTGGCGCTCCCGGGTGAACACCGAGTGCAAGTTCCTCCTCTTGCGCCACGCCTTCGAGCAGCTGCGCGTCATGCGCGTCCAGCTCAAGACCGATCATCGCAACGCCCGCTCCCGCGCCGCCATTGAGCGCATCGGCGCCAGGTTCGAGGGCATCCTCCGCAACCACATGCTGGTGCGCGGCGGCATCGTGCGGGACTCCGCGTACTACAGCATCCTCGACACCGAGTGGCCCGAGGTGAAGGCTCGCCTGCAAGAGCGACTCGCCGGGGAGTGA
- a CDS encoding O-antigen ligase family protein, whose translation MASASRRTSRFSLGAEAALAGLIILCPLALGGAPTWVLWPLVGLAAVAFALAGVGARRLGHSLHVPLIAVPLVAGAGLCLLQLLPLPSGLLGWVSPEAAALRDFALAPLGLTSARPVSLDPPATWRALAGSAAYALAFVAAVEVCRSRRSRRRLLATLAFTGAALTVIGLLHALLGVTQLFGLRAFAHAQPPLVTPFGNPNHLAGFLGLASTVGLGLTLTSELRERGVLFAAAALLSGAGVLLSLSRAGILFFVLGQALLAARTLYDRQRTGRAERSPLPKGRAAAALLVLGATLAVGGYVGWEKLVVEAASADSVEELRQSSKVELWPRMIEAARAFPVLGMGRGSFESVFPRYQTEPNPNTLTHPENAVLQLGAEFGVPGLVLLAGMVWGFLRLLRRERLGGAEVAVLAGVAALGLHNLFDFSLELPACAAAAWVALAAVARPEERETPEAPAATWRLAPNRALGVAAALVLFGGVGLVAGRHTLAGAEEELSGLIQARAPLSQVRARALALIDRHPSDYLLYSLAGSAHAAEGKASAEDALAFVNRALYLRPVDPDAHRIAARALLALGRRSQGFLEYRLAYESGDRDVLAREALEQSRTLEDLQRLTPNDPRVVAALAQSLQFRPGRQEQALAWLAWAREFFEQELSDRSPEASPVRFAARDMDALWEQESRLRLMRKELGEADVLCAELEKRAPDALGPLMLRAEILRAQGRREEAIQLLDRLLPRFPGKVELAFQLTSQLLEGGLTRRAREVLQQASPFITDYPQRARLLSLEAISFEQEGLLSRALERYQTVARLVPAPEAHFTVARLHESLRRYGEAARSVREGLHLLPSNVRREQEESWVARLEEEERKLLEARRQELMQDPHKQDIVEHLLETSSDTPP comes from the coding sequence ATGGCCTCCGCGTCTCGCCGCACCTCCCGGTTCAGTCTTGGCGCCGAAGCGGCGCTCGCGGGGCTCATCATCCTTTGTCCCCTGGCTCTTGGCGGAGCTCCCACGTGGGTGCTCTGGCCGCTGGTGGGGCTGGCGGCGGTGGCTTTTGCCCTTGCAGGAGTGGGGGCTCGGCGCCTGGGGCACTCGCTCCATGTGCCGCTGATCGCGGTGCCGCTGGTGGCGGGCGCGGGGCTCTGCCTGCTGCAGCTCCTCCCGCTCCCCTCGGGCCTGCTCGGGTGGGTAAGCCCCGAGGCCGCCGCGCTGCGTGACTTCGCGCTCGCGCCTCTGGGCCTCACGTCCGCGCGTCCTGTCTCCCTGGATCCGCCAGCCACGTGGAGAGCGCTCGCGGGCTCTGCGGCGTACGCGCTGGCCTTCGTCGCGGCGGTGGAGGTGTGCCGCTCCCGGCGCTCCCGGCGGCGGTTGCTGGCCACGCTGGCTTTCACCGGAGCGGCGCTGACGGTGATCGGGCTGCTGCACGCGCTGCTGGGGGTAACGCAGCTGTTTGGCCTGCGTGCCTTTGCCCATGCGCAGCCGCCCCTGGTGACGCCGTTCGGCAACCCCAACCACCTGGCCGGGTTTCTCGGGCTGGCCTCCACGGTGGGGCTGGGCCTGACGCTCACGAGCGAGCTGCGCGAGCGCGGAGTGCTCTTCGCCGCAGCGGCGCTGCTGTCCGGGGCCGGGGTGCTCCTGTCGCTCTCGCGCGCGGGGATCCTCTTCTTCGTGTTGGGGCAGGCGCTCCTCGCGGCGAGGACGCTGTACGACCGCCAGCGGACGGGCAGGGCGGAGCGCTCGCCGCTGCCCAAGGGCCGGGCCGCTGCCGCGCTGCTCGTCCTGGGCGCGACGCTGGCGGTGGGGGGCTACGTGGGGTGGGAGAAGCTGGTGGTGGAGGCCGCCAGCGCGGACAGCGTCGAGGAGCTGCGCCAGAGCAGCAAGGTGGAGCTGTGGCCGCGGATGATTGAAGCGGCGAGGGCCTTTCCGGTGCTGGGCATGGGCCGAGGCTCCTTCGAGTCTGTCTTCCCGCGCTATCAGACCGAGCCCAATCCCAACACGCTGACACACCCGGAGAACGCGGTGCTGCAGCTCGGGGCGGAGTTCGGGGTGCCAGGGCTGGTGTTGCTGGCCGGGATGGTGTGGGGCTTCCTGCGGTTGCTGCGGCGGGAGCGGCTGGGCGGCGCGGAGGTGGCGGTGCTCGCGGGAGTCGCGGCGCTCGGGCTCCACAACTTGTTCGACTTCAGCCTGGAGTTGCCCGCGTGCGCGGCGGCGGCGTGGGTGGCGCTCGCGGCGGTGGCTCGGCCGGAGGAGCGAGAGACTCCAGAGGCGCCGGCAGCGACGTGGAGGCTGGCTCCCAACCGGGCGCTGGGAGTTGCTGCGGCGCTGGTGCTCTTCGGGGGAGTGGGGCTGGTGGCGGGGCGGCACACGCTGGCCGGAGCGGAGGAGGAGCTGTCCGGGCTCATCCAGGCCCGTGCGCCGCTGAGCCAGGTGCGAGCGCGGGCGCTGGCGCTCATCGACCGGCACCCCTCGGACTATCTGCTCTACAGCCTCGCGGGCTCGGCGCACGCGGCCGAAGGGAAGGCCTCCGCCGAGGACGCGCTCGCCTTCGTGAACCGGGCGCTCTACCTGAGGCCCGTGGACCCGGACGCGCACCGGATTGCCGCGCGGGCGCTGCTGGCACTGGGGCGCCGGAGCCAGGGCTTCCTGGAGTACCGGCTGGCGTACGAATCGGGAGATAGGGACGTGCTGGCGCGCGAGGCCCTGGAGCAGTCGCGCACGCTGGAGGATCTCCAGCGGCTGACTCCGAATGATCCCCGGGTGGTGGCCGCCCTGGCGCAGTCCCTCCAGTTCCGTCCTGGGAGGCAGGAGCAGGCGCTGGCGTGGCTCGCCTGGGCGCGTGAGTTCTTCGAGCAGGAGCTGAGCGATCGCTCGCCCGAAGCGTCACCGGTCCGTTTTGCCGCTCGAGACATGGATGCGCTGTGGGAGCAGGAGTCGCGCCTGCGCCTGATGCGGAAGGAGCTGGGGGAGGCCGATGTCCTGTGCGCCGAGCTGGAGAAGCGGGCGCCGGATGCGCTCGGGCCGCTGATGCTGCGGGCGGAGATTCTCCGGGCCCAGGGGCGGCGTGAGGAAGCGATCCAGTTGCTCGATCGGCTCCTGCCGCGCTTCCCAGGGAAGGTGGAGCTGGCCTTCCAGCTGACGAGCCAGCTGCTCGAAGGCGGGCTGACGCGGCGGGCGAGGGAAGTGCTCCAACAGGCCAGTCCCTTCATCACGGACTATCCGCAGCGGGCGCGGCTGCTCTCGCTGGAGGCCATCAGCTTCGAGCAAGAGGGACTGCTTTCCCGCGCGCTGGAGCGGTACCAGACGGTCGCGAGGCTCGTACCCGCGCCAGAGGCCCACTTCACGGTGGCCCGGTTGCACGAGTCACTGCGACGCTACGGAGAAGCGGCGCGCTCGGTGCGCGAGGGCCTGCATCTCCTGCCTTCCAACGTCCGGCGTGAGCAGGAGGAGTCTTGGGTGGCCCGCCTGGAGGAGGAGGAGCGCAAGCTCTTGGAGGCACGGCGGCAGGAGCTGATGCAGGACCCGCACAAGCAGGACATCGTCGAGCACCTGCTGGAGACGAGCTCCGACACGCCGCCGTGA
- the hpf gene encoding ribosome hibernation-promoting factor, HPF/YfiA family, with translation MQMNITFRQFGASDSLKEYAREKVDRVNRLLDRAGEAHVVLSLERHLHHADITIHSGSWVLRGREKSEDMYASIDLAMDKIERQLRRYKDKLKSHHGREKVHHRQDLMNQLSRVRHAVFEMPGDEESTAPEPQTNGAQASSPAPASEADSPRMLRTTHLTVKQLKVEEAVMQMNLMNNDFYVFHNVETNAMSVLYRRKDGQYGLIEPHEPESAAATGTR, from the coding sequence ATGCAGATGAACATCACCTTCCGCCAGTTCGGAGCGTCGGATTCCCTCAAGGAGTACGCACGCGAGAAGGTTGACCGGGTAAATCGGCTGTTGGACCGGGCTGGCGAAGCGCATGTGGTGCTCTCGCTCGAACGTCACCTGCACCACGCGGACATCACGATCCACTCCGGTTCGTGGGTCCTCCGGGGCCGTGAGAAGAGCGAGGACATGTACGCGTCCATTGATCTCGCGATGGACAAGATCGAGCGGCAACTGCGCCGCTACAAGGACAAGCTCAAGAGCCACCACGGCCGCGAGAAGGTCCACCACCGGCAGGATCTGATGAACCAGCTGTCGCGCGTGCGCCACGCTGTGTTCGAGATGCCGGGGGACGAGGAGTCCACCGCGCCCGAGCCCCAGACGAACGGCGCTCAGGCCTCCTCGCCGGCTCCGGCCAGTGAGGCGGACTCGCCGCGCATGCTCCGCACCACCCACCTCACCGTCAAGCAGCTGAAGGTGGAAGAGGCGGTGATGCAGATGAACCTGATGAACAACGACTTCTACGTGTTCCACAACGTGGAGACGAACGCGATGTCCGTGCTCTACCGCCGCAAGGATGGGCAGTACGGCCTCATCGAGCCGCACGAGCCCGAGTCGGCTGCTGCCACGGGCACGCGCTAG
- the rpoN gene encoding RNA polymerase factor sigma-54, which translates to MAMELKQSLKLSQQLVMTPQLQQAIKLLQLSRMELLEQVREEMEQNPLLEQPDEQAPLDVADKEPGEASLEAGNVEVPRDPEAPMVGDSTPEFKGDSDNPPEIDWEAYLNSYQFQEQSTASNKGNVATDDMPSFEANMVKKEDLADHLQAQLGMLKMNEAERRVAMLIIFNLDDDGYLKLPDVEGDPLIRLANEGDVPMSVAERTLRRIQSLDPKGCGARDLQECLLIQVQALKEKHAPMLGMMIKRYMKYLESKNLPAIAKELKVTLEEVVDAAKLLPKLDPKPGRNFSGDDAPYISPDVFVYKMGDEYTVVLNDDGLSKLRISSTYRNALKNGAVSPGQTKEFIQDKLRSAQWLIRSIHQRQRTIYKVTESIIKFQRDFLDKGIAHLKPLILRDVAEDIGMHESTVSRVTTSKYVHTPQGIFELKYFFNSSIARVSGEDTASEAVKHHIKQLVSQEDARNPLSDQKIVELLKAQGTEIARRTVAKYREVLGILPSSKRKRYF; encoded by the coding sequence ATGGCGATGGAACTCAAGCAAAGCCTGAAACTCTCGCAGCAGCTGGTGATGACACCGCAGCTGCAGCAGGCGATCAAACTCCTCCAGTTATCGAGGATGGAGCTGCTCGAGCAGGTGCGGGAGGAGATGGAGCAGAACCCGCTGTTGGAGCAGCCAGACGAGCAGGCCCCGCTGGATGTGGCGGACAAGGAGCCGGGAGAGGCCTCCCTGGAGGCGGGCAACGTCGAGGTGCCGAGGGATCCCGAGGCGCCGATGGTGGGCGACAGCACCCCGGAGTTCAAGGGGGACTCGGACAACCCGCCGGAGATCGACTGGGAGGCCTACCTCAACAGCTACCAGTTCCAGGAGCAGAGCACCGCGTCGAACAAGGGCAACGTGGCCACGGACGACATGCCGTCGTTCGAAGCCAACATGGTGAAGAAGGAGGACCTGGCCGACCATCTGCAGGCGCAGCTGGGGATGTTGAAGATGAACGAGGCCGAGCGCCGTGTGGCCATGCTCATCATCTTCAACCTGGATGACGACGGGTACCTGAAGTTGCCGGACGTGGAGGGAGATCCGCTGATCCGCCTGGCGAACGAGGGGGACGTGCCCATGAGCGTGGCCGAGCGCACGCTGCGGCGCATCCAGAGCCTGGATCCGAAGGGCTGCGGCGCCCGTGACTTGCAGGAGTGCCTTCTCATCCAGGTACAGGCGCTGAAGGAGAAGCACGCCCCGATGCTGGGGATGATGATCAAGCGGTACATGAAGTACCTGGAGAGCAAGAACCTGCCGGCCATCGCCAAGGAGCTGAAGGTCACGCTCGAGGAGGTGGTGGATGCGGCGAAGCTATTGCCCAAGCTGGATCCGAAGCCGGGGCGCAACTTCAGCGGGGATGACGCGCCGTACATCAGCCCGGACGTCTTCGTCTACAAGATGGGGGACGAGTACACGGTGGTGCTGAATGACGACGGTTTGTCCAAGCTGCGCATCTCGAGCACGTACCGGAACGCGCTGAAGAACGGGGCGGTGTCGCCGGGACAGACGAAGGAGTTCATCCAGGACAAGCTGCGCAGCGCGCAGTGGTTGATTCGCTCGATTCACCAGCGGCAGCGGACGATCTACAAGGTCACCGAGAGCATCATCAAGTTCCAGCGGGACTTCCTGGACAAGGGGATTGCTCACCTGAAGCCGCTCATCCTGAGGGATGTGGCGGAGGACATCGGGATGCACGAGTCCACGGTGTCGCGCGTGACGACGAGCAAGTACGTGCACACGCCGCAGGGCATCTTCGAGCTGAAGTACTTCTTCAACTCGTCGATCGCGCGCGTGTCGGGCGAGGACACCGCGAGCGAGGCGGTGAAGCACCACATCAAGCAGCTGGTGTCGCAGGAAGACGCTCGCAATCCGCTCTCGGACCAGAAGATCGTGGAGCTGCTGAAGGCGCAGGGCACGGAGATCGCCCGGCGCACGGTGGCCAAGTACCGCGAGGTGCTGGGCATCCTCCCGAGCAGCAAGCGCAAGCGTTACTTCTGA
- the astB gene encoding N-succinylarginine dihydrolase: MREYNFDGLVGPTHNYGGLSVGNLASTTHGGQASYPREAALQGLEKMRFVAGLGVGQAVLPPQPRPSLKTLRMLGFSGTDEEVITRAAREAEHLLRLTSSAAAMWTANAATCAPSEDTGDKRMHLTPANLQQMFHRAIEAETTHSVLRAIFSDEARFAVHAPLPGGGHFADEGAANHTRLVTPGHAAVHLLAWGRSAWKDIAGPQRFPARQTLEASQALARLHHLDPDRTLFPQQHPEGIDSGAFHTDVVAVGNGAFLMLHELAFVDHAGLLRTLREKLGPGFTSVVATQAELPVKDAVKAYPFNSQVLTLPDGSMAIIAPIESQEMETTRRFLERVVAEENPVKAVHYLDVRQSMNNGGGPACLRQRIGLTDAERAAVKANVFYSASLHESLAAWIRKHYRETLYAKDLQDPKLARETMTALDELTRILQLGSVYDFQR; the protein is encoded by the coding sequence ATGCGCGAGTACAACTTCGACGGTCTCGTCGGCCCTACTCATAATTATGGCGGCCTCTCGGTCGGCAACCTGGCCTCCACCACCCATGGCGGCCAGGCCAGCTACCCTCGCGAAGCCGCCCTCCAAGGACTGGAGAAGATGCGCTTCGTGGCGGGGCTCGGGGTGGGACAGGCCGTGCTGCCGCCCCAGCCACGCCCCTCGCTGAAGACGCTCCGGATGCTGGGCTTCTCCGGCACCGACGAGGAGGTCATCACCCGCGCCGCTCGCGAGGCCGAGCACCTGCTGCGGCTCACCTCCAGCGCCGCCGCCATGTGGACGGCGAATGCCGCCACCTGTGCGCCCTCGGAGGACACGGGGGACAAGCGGATGCACCTGACGCCCGCCAACCTCCAGCAGATGTTCCACCGCGCCATCGAGGCGGAGACCACGCACTCCGTGCTGCGCGCCATCTTCTCGGACGAGGCGCGGTTCGCCGTGCACGCTCCCCTGCCCGGCGGTGGCCACTTCGCCGACGAGGGCGCGGCCAACCACACCCGGCTCGTGACGCCCGGACATGCCGCGGTGCACCTGCTCGCCTGGGGCCGCAGCGCGTGGAAGGACATTGCCGGACCCCAGCGCTTCCCCGCCCGGCAAACGTTGGAGGCCAGCCAGGCGCTCGCCCGGCTGCACCATTTGGATCCAGACCGCACCCTCTTCCCGCAGCAGCACCCGGAGGGCATCGACTCGGGCGCCTTCCATACGGACGTGGTCGCCGTGGGCAATGGTGCCTTCCTCATGCTCCACGAGCTGGCCTTCGTGGACCACGCCGGGCTGCTCCGCACGCTGCGCGAGAAGCTGGGCCCGGGCTTCACCTCCGTGGTCGCCACCCAGGCGGAGCTGCCGGTGAAGGACGCGGTGAAGGCGTACCCGTTCAACTCCCAGGTGCTCACCCTGCCGGATGGCAGCATGGCCATCATCGCGCCCATCGAGAGCCAGGAGATGGAGACCACGCGGCGCTTCCTGGAGCGCGTGGTGGCCGAGGAAAACCCCGTGAAGGCCGTGCACTACCTGGACGTGCGCCAGTCCATGAACAACGGCGGCGGTCCGGCTTGCCTGCGCCAGCGCATCGGGCTCACCGACGCCGAGCGCGCCGCCGTGAAGGCCAACGTCTTCTACTCCGCCTCGCTCCACGAGTCGCTCGCCGCCTGGATCCGCAAGCACTACCGCGAGACGCTCTACGCCAAGGACTTGCAGGATCCCAAGCTCGCCCGCGAGACGATGACGGCGCTCGACGAGCTCACCCGGATCCTCCAGCTCGGCAGCGTCTACGACTTCCAGCGCTGA
- a CDS encoding SDR family oxidoreductase, which yields MPRNPDPRHAGQKAPFNEQPQAHPGIEERMQEAPDFGEDSYKGLGRLKDRVALVTGGDSGIGRAVCLAFAREGADVAFAYLNEYEDAEKTRRLLEDEGRQVLAMAGDLAIEAHCRKLIEDTVKRFGRIDVLVNNAAFQGKEVEKFEELDPERVERTFRVNILAMFHLVRLALPHMKPGSAIINVASVQAYQPSPGILDYASTKGAIVTFTKGLAQSLIERGIRVNCVAPGPVWTPLIPQSFSGEHLKKFGESNPMGRAAQPAELAPSFVFLASDESRYVNGEILGVTGGKVLA from the coding sequence ATGCCTCGCAACCCCGATCCACGTCACGCTGGCCAGAAGGCCCCCTTCAACGAGCAGCCCCAGGCGCATCCCGGTATCGAAGAGCGGATGCAGGAAGCCCCCGACTTTGGTGAGGACTCCTACAAGGGGCTCGGCCGGCTGAAGGACCGGGTGGCGCTCGTCACCGGTGGTGACAGTGGCATCGGACGCGCGGTGTGCCTCGCCTTTGCCCGCGAGGGCGCGGACGTGGCCTTCGCCTACCTCAACGAGTACGAGGACGCGGAGAAGACGCGCCGGCTCCTCGAGGACGAGGGCCGCCAGGTGCTCGCCATGGCTGGGGACCTCGCCATCGAGGCTCACTGCCGCAAGCTCATCGAGGACACGGTGAAGCGGTTCGGCCGCATCGACGTGCTCGTGAACAACGCCGCCTTTCAGGGCAAGGAGGTGGAGAAGTTCGAGGAGCTCGACCCCGAGCGCGTCGAGCGCACCTTCCGCGTCAACATCCTCGCCATGTTCCACCTGGTGCGGCTGGCCCTGCCCCACATGAAGCCCGGCAGCGCCATCATCAATGTCGCCTCCGTCCAGGCCTATCAGCCCTCGCCCGGCATCCTCGACTACGCGAGCACCAAGGGCGCCATCGTCACCTTCACCAAGGGCCTCGCGCAGTCGCTCATCGAGCGCGGCATCCGCGTCAACTGCGTGGCCCCCGGGCCCGTGTGGACGCCGCTCATTCCGCAGTCCTTCAGTGGTGAGCACCTCAAGAAGTTCGGTGAGAGCAACCCCATGGGCCGCGCTGCCCAGCCCGCAGAGCTCGCGCCCTCTTTTGTGTTCCTCGCCAGCGACGAGTCGCGCTACGTCAATGGGGAGATCCTCGGCGTCACTGGAGGCAAGGTCCTCGCGTAA
- a CDS encoding lysophospholipid acyltransferase family protein yields the protein MEHPPLAKRLKRFLRYLLIRAALALVHPMPLGVARWLGVRFGTLAFLVAGGERRKALKSLARAFPEKSEAERLALARACFRHLGSAMFEVGCTAALDRELKQLVAWPQEERAVLEAALARGKGVVFVSGHVGNWELLARRVASEGFPCQSIAKETSDPRVTELVSRFRERGGVRSIWRGQEGAARHMLRALKGGEILGLLIDQDTKVQSFFVPFFGELAATPRAAADLAIRTGAAVVVGFCQRGAEGYRLTMEEVPLPTEQDREAAALALTAALSQRIEAAIRRVPEQWVWMHQRWKTRPEAQPATLAPGVQAPAPSR from the coding sequence GTGGAGCACCCACCCTTAGCAAAGCGGCTGAAGCGTTTCCTCCGCTACCTGCTCATCCGGGCCGCGCTGGCCCTGGTCCACCCCATGCCCCTGGGGGTGGCGCGGTGGCTGGGTGTGCGCTTCGGGACACTCGCGTTCCTCGTAGCGGGAGGCGAGCGACGCAAAGCGTTGAAGTCCCTGGCCCGCGCCTTCCCGGAGAAGTCCGAGGCCGAGCGGCTTGCTCTGGCCCGCGCGTGCTTCCGCCACCTGGGCTCCGCCATGTTCGAGGTGGGGTGCACAGCGGCGCTCGACCGGGAGCTGAAGCAGCTCGTGGCGTGGCCTCAGGAGGAGCGGGCCGTGCTGGAGGCGGCGCTCGCGCGAGGCAAGGGCGTGGTGTTCGTCTCGGGGCACGTGGGGAACTGGGAGCTACTGGCCCGGCGCGTGGCCTCCGAGGGCTTCCCCTGCCAGAGCATCGCCAAGGAGACGTCGGATCCGAGGGTCACCGAACTCGTGAGCCGCTTCCGGGAGCGGGGTGGGGTGCGGAGCATCTGGCGCGGGCAGGAGGGGGCGGCCCGGCACATGCTCCGGGCGCTGAAGGGCGGAGAGATTCTGGGGCTGCTCATCGATCAGGACACCAAGGTGCAGTCCTTCTTCGTGCCCTTCTTCGGAGAGCTGGCGGCGACGCCTCGGGCGGCGGCGGACCTGGCGATCCGCACCGGCGCGGCGGTGGTGGTGGGCTTCTGCCAGCGCGGCGCGGAGGGCTACCGGCTGACGATGGAGGAGGTGCCCCTGCCCACCGAGCAGGATCGGGAGGCGGCGGCGCTGGCGCTCACAGCCGCGCTCTCCCAGCGGATTGAGGCGGCCATCCGCCGTGTCCCCGAGCAGTGGGTATGGATGCACCAGCGGTGGAAGACCCGTCCCGAGGCTCAACCCGCGACACTTGCTCCTGGAGTCCAGGCGCCCGCCCCCTCCCGGTGA
- a CDS encoding LptA/OstA family protein — MIEFLAMAFFLAQPTPAPAATDGGPRAPMLGNVPLNNPVEITAKLITGERSSATFTGDVQVKHRTLDLKCDKMVAYYTGAREVTRVECTGGVQAQDGDRFARGERAEYDVPSGVLVVTGSPEARQGTTYVTGTKVRLTLGSERLEVENARIVVETAPAGGGKKGKGGAKKP; from the coding sequence GTGATCGAGTTCCTGGCGATGGCCTTCTTCCTGGCTCAGCCCACGCCGGCGCCCGCGGCGACGGACGGAGGCCCGCGCGCGCCGATGCTCGGCAACGTGCCGCTGAACAACCCGGTGGAGATCACCGCCAAGCTCATTACGGGCGAGCGCAGCTCGGCCACCTTCACCGGGGACGTGCAGGTGAAGCACCGCACGCTGGACCTCAAGTGCGACAAGATGGTGGCCTACTACACGGGCGCCCGCGAGGTGACGCGCGTGGAGTGCACCGGCGGCGTGCAGGCCCAGGACGGCGACCGGTTCGCCCGGGGCGAGCGCGCCGAGTACGACGTGCCCAGCGGCGTGCTGGTGGTGACGGGCTCTCCCGAGGCCCGCCAGGGCACTACCTATGTGACGGGCACCAAGGTGCGCCTCACGCTGGGCAGCGAGCGGCTCGAGGTGGAGAACGCCCGCATCGTCGTGGAGACGGCCCCGGCGGGCGGCGGGAAGAAGGGCAAGGGAGGCGCGAAGAAGCCATGA
- the lptB gene encoding LPS export ABC transporter ATP-binding protein has product MSAGQLFAEGLQKSFRKRQVVRGVTFTVSQGEVVGLLGPNGAGKTTSFNMVVGLVTPDRGRVRLDEEDLTHLPMHRRARRGLGYLPQEASIFRKLTVRQNFLAVLELQKGLDRKARETKAQDLIEEFGLNHVADSLGETLSGGERRRAEIARSLIPNPRFILFDEPFAGVDPINVGDLQKQIALLKQRGLGVLITDHNVQDTLGICDRAYIIAQGQILEEGTPAAIAESPRARAVYLGERFRLQTP; this is encoded by the coding sequence ATGAGCGCCGGGCAGCTCTTTGCCGAGGGCCTCCAGAAGAGCTTCCGCAAGCGCCAGGTGGTGCGCGGCGTCACCTTCACCGTCTCCCAGGGCGAGGTGGTGGGGCTGCTGGGGCCCAACGGCGCCGGCAAGACGACGAGCTTCAACATGGTGGTGGGGCTCGTCACCCCGGACCGCGGCCGCGTCCGCCTGGATGAGGAGGACCTCACGCACCTGCCCATGCACCGGCGCGCGCGCCGCGGCCTCGGCTACCTGCCCCAGGAGGCCTCCATCTTCCGCAAGCTCACCGTGCGCCAGAACTTCCTGGCCGTGCTGGAGCTCCAGAAGGGCTTGGACCGCAAGGCCCGCGAGACCAAGGCCCAGGATCTCATCGAAGAGTTCGGCCTGAACCATGTGGCCGATTCGCTGGGAGAGACGCTCTCGGGCGGCGAGCGGCGGCGCGCGGAGATCGCCCGCTCCTTGATTCCCAACCCCCGCTTCATCCTCTTCGACGAGCCCTTCGCGGGCGTGGACCCCATCAACGTGGGGGACCTCCAGAAGCAGATCGCCCTGCTCAAGCAGCGGGGCCTGGGCGTGCTGATCACCGACCACAACGTCCAGGACACCCTCGGCATCTGCGACCGTGCCTACATCATCGCCCAGGGGCAGATCCTCGAAGAGGGCACCCCGGCCGCGATCGCAGAGTCGCCCCGAGCGCGCGCGGTCTACCTGGGAGAGCGCTTCCGCCTGCAAACGCCGTGA